The region ACCAGGAACTACTGGTCAAGCAAGATGCATACACTGGCGAGAAGGCCAAGTCGCTGCAGGCCGCTGAAGAGGGTAAAGTGATTTTGGCCAACGGCGAAGCGCCGAAGACGGTGGAGCTGGCGAGCATTCAGCAGATTCTCAAGCCCAAGCCGCTCATCGAAGACTTGACCTGGAAAGGCAACGTTGATGTCGCTCTGGACTACAAGCGTGCAGATAAAGACACCGATGATTACGACATTGATTTCAAGACCACGGCTCGCCACGGGGCCTGGCGTCATAACGCCGAAGGCGAATACAACCGTGAGTTCCAGGACGATGTGGTGACCACCGACAATTGGAGCGCCGAATATGCCCTGGACCACTTTATTGACGAGAAGTGGTACTGGCAGGGTCGACTGACCTATAAGCGCGACAAGGTGGAAGACATTTCCCGCCAGCGCACCGTGGGTACCGGCCCGGGTTACCAGTTTTGGGATGATGAATTGGGCGCATTCTCGCTGGGCTCATTGCTGAACCGCACTGATTACCAGTATTCAGATGGCCAGAAAGACAACTTTTACTCGCTTGCCATGAAGTGGGACTACAACCGCTTCCTGCTGGGCAAGACGGTATCCCTCTTTACCAATGGCGAAGTCGGTAAACCGCTGGGCAACGCTGCGGATTACAGCCTCGATGCCGAAATCGGTTTGCGCTACAAAGTGACTGAATGGGCTTCGCTCAACCTGAAGGCTGAAAAAGACCTGATTGGCAGTGGCAATGTCAGCGATGGCAACCTCAACAAAACCCGCTATACCGCAGGCTTTGGGGTGAGTTGGTAATCACCGCTGCATCGTCAGCACGCTCGTCCCTGCAGAAATAGCGGCATCCTGCAGGTGTAAGCGTGTTCGCGCCATGTGTCGGGAGGAATCAGATCCGCAAGCCACCGTCCAGTTCAAGAATCCGCCCGCTGTAGTAGTCATTCTCAAGAATGTAAGCGGCGGAGTGGGCGATTTCTTCGACTTTACCCATGCGCTTGAGTGGGATGCCCGAGGTCATTTTCTCAAGGGCTTCGGGTTTCATGCCCAGGGTCATTTCAGTCTCGATGAACCCGGGAGCGATCCCGGCAACACGAATGCCGTAGCGCGCCAGTTCTTTGGCCCAGGTCACGGTCGCGGCGGCTACACCAGCCTTGGCTGCCGAGTAGTTGGTTTGCCCGACATTGCCTGCACGGGAAATCGACGAGATATTGATAATCGCGCCCTGATTGTTGAGCTCGACCATTTTTGCCGCCACCTCACGGGTGCACAGGAAAACACCGGTCAGGTTGACGTCGATCACCGCCTGCCATTGTGCCAGGCTCATTTTGCTCATCACGCCATCCTTGACCTTCAACAGCAGGCCGTCGCGCAAGATGCCGGCGTTGTTGATCAGGCCATGGATTGCACCGAAATCTTCGGCAACCCGGGTCACGGTGTGGATGACTTGCTCTTCATCTGCCACATTGCACAGATAGGCGCGCGCCTCGACACCTTTGGCCTGGCAAGCGGCCACGGCCAGTTCGAGTTTTTCAGGGTTCAGGTCCACCAGTGCCAGTTTGGCGCCTTTGTCGGCCAGATACTCGGCCATGGCGCGACCTAGTCCCTGGCAACCGCCCGTGATAATGATTACTTTGTCTTTTAGTTGCATGTCAGTCCTCGGTAGCAATTCATCAGAGTGATTCCTTACCAGACCTTTGATCGGCACCGGATGAGAGGTCGCCTTTCATGCAGCCAGCCCTGAACTTGTCCGTTTCGACGGGTTTTTTATAAGGAGTCATAAGTTGAGCGTTGAAGCTTCCAAGCATGCCCGAGAATTACTGCTCAAGGAATACCGGGGCGCCTTGTCCACGCACTCCAAGGCCATGCCCGGCTTTCCGTTCGGCTCGGTCGTACCTTATTGCCTGGACGAAGAAGGTCGGCCACTGATCCTCATCAGCCGCATTGCCCAGCACACGCACAACTTGCGCAAGGACCCCAAGTGCTCGCTCATGGTAGGGGAGCGCGGGGCTGAGGATATTCAAGCCGTTGGCCGTCTGACTTACCTCGCCGAAGCCGAGCAGCTGAGTGATCCTGCGGCCATCGATGCAGCGGCCTTGCGTTACTACCGCTATTTCCCGGAGTCGCAGAGTTATCACAGTGCCCATGATTTCGATTTTTGGGTGCTGAAACCGGTCCGACATCGCTATATCGGTGGTTTTGGTGCCATCCACTGGCTGGACCAGATAACGCTGTCCAACCCATTTGCCGGTCAGGCTGAACTGAGAATGATCGAACACATGAACGCCGACCATGCCGAGGCCATCGCTCATTACGTCAAGCTTGCGGGGTTGCCGCAAACAGCCCCGGCGCGCCTGGTGGGCATCGACAGCGAAGGTATGCATTTACGCATTGGTGACAGCCTGTTCTGGCTGGGCTTCCAGGCGCCGTGCAACACCCCGGCACAAGCCCGCGAAGCGCTGGTTTTTCTGGCTCGAGCTGATGAGTGGCCTAAAAAACAGCCCGCCTGACCTTGAATTTAGCGTCAGGCGCCGTCATCTAAGACGGGTTGGAAGATATTCTTCCGGAGAGGAATCATTTGATGCGCGCTTTTCTATTGCTCTTTCTGTTGTTTCCAGTGCTAGAGCTGTACGTTTTTTTCAAGGTCAGCACCGCTATCGGGTTTTTCCCGGCGTTGCTGCTGATCATTGCCGGATCCATGCTGGGTATTCTGGTGGTTCGTCTTGCCGGTCTGGCCACGGCCCTGAGCGCCCGTGCCAGTCTCAATCGCGGAGAACTGCCAGCCCAGCAAATGCTTGAAGGCCTGATGCTGGCCCTGGGTGGCGGCTTGTTGGTACTTCCGGGCTTCATCAGTGATGTGGCCGGCCTGTTGCTGCTGCTCCCGCCGGTGCGCCGCTTTCTGGTCAACCGTCTGCGCAAGCGCGCAGAAGAGCAAGCCATTCGCCAGCGTGCTTTCGCTGACGAATTTCAAGCCCAGGCGCGTCCAGGCACCCATCAGCCCGTTGGCCGTGAACCCAATGTGATTGAAGGTGAGTTCGAGCATCGCGACAAGTAAGGCACTTCATCACTCCAGCACGGCGCCTCAGGGGGCCGTGTTTGTTTTTCAAATGCTGCAAATCGCTAAAAAAATTCGTGGGTATGCCCTTGTAATAGGTGGATACGCCCTTATGTAACGGACACCGCAGGGTTTTGCTGGAAACAGCAGTCACCCTTCAGCGAATCGCACCCGGCATTTCCGGAACTGCAAACCCAGCCGGTATTGACACCGGCCGATGAACACCACAATTAGGAGAGATCGACAATGAAGCTTCGTCCTCTGCATGACCGCGTCGTAATCCGTCGCAGCGAAGAAGAAAAGAAAACCGCTGGCGGTATCGTTCTGCCTGGTTCGGCTGCTGAAAAAGCCAACAGCGGTGAAGTCATTGCCGTTGGTACCGGTCGCGTTCTGGACAACGGTGAAGTGCGTGCACTGGCCGTTAAAGTGGGTGACAAGGTTGTGTTCGGTCCTTACTCCGGCAGCAACACTGTGAAAGTCGACGGCGAAGACCTGCTGGTTATGGCTGAGAACGAGATTCTCGCTGTTATCGAAGGCTGATTACCCGCTCATTTTCCCGTTACTACAAAGTATTTAAGGAAGAACGAACATGGCTGCTAAAGAAGTTAAATTCGGCGACTCCGCCCGTAAAAAAATGCTCGCCGGTGTAAACGTCCTGGCTGACGCGGTTAAAGCGACCCTGGGCCCTAAAGGCCGTAACGTGATCATCGAGAAGAGCTTCGGCGCTCCGACCATCACCAAGGACGGCGTTTCCGTCGCTAAAGAAATCGAACTGGAAGACCGTTTCGAAAACATGGGCGCGCAGCTGGTCAAAGACGTTGCCTCCCGTGCCAACGATGACGCAGGCGACGGTACTACCACCGCCACCGTTCTGGCTCAGGCAATCGTCAACGAAGGCTACAAAGCCGTCGCTGCCGGCATGAACCCGATGGACCTCAAGCGCGGCATCGACAAGGCGACCATCGCCATTGTTGCTGAGCTGAAAAACTTGTCCAAGCCATGCGCTGACACCAAGGCTATCGCTCAGGTAGGCACCATCTCCGCCAACTCCGACAGCTCCATCGGCGACATCATTGCCGAAGCCATGGAAAAAGTCGGCAAGGAAGGCGTGATCACCGTTGAAGAAGGCACTGGCCTGGAAAACGAACTGTCGGTTGTAGAAGGCATGCAGTTCGACCGTGGCTACCTGTCCCCGTACTTCGTCAACAAGCCGGACACCATGGTTGCCGAGCTGGATAGCCCGCTGATCCTGCTGGTCGACAAAAAGATCTCCAACATCCGCGAAATGCTGCCAGTACTGGAAGCCGTTGCAAAAGCCGGCCGCCCACTGCTGATCGTTTCCGAAGACGTTGAAGGCGAAGCCCTGGCGACCCTGGTTGTGAACAACATGCGTGGCATCGTTAAAGTCGCAGCCGTCAAGGCTCCAGGCTTCGGCGACCGTCGCAAGGCCATGCTGCAGGACATCGCTGTATTGACCGGCGGTAC is a window of Pseudomonas taetrolens DNA encoding:
- a CDS encoding DUF481 domain-containing protein: MLSRILLCLAVLSVSTPLFADTVWLKNGDRLTGKIRVFDGGKLLIQTEYAGSVPIDWRQVKTLESDQELLVKQDAYTGEKAKSLQAAEEGKVILANGEAPKTVELASIQQILKPKPLIEDLTWKGNVDVALDYKRADKDTDDYDIDFKTTARHGAWRHNAEGEYNREFQDDVVTTDNWSAEYALDHFIDEKWYWQGRLTYKRDKVEDISRQRTVGTGPGYQFWDDELGAFSLGSLLNRTDYQYSDGQKDNFYSLAMKWDYNRFLLGKTVSLFTNGEVGKPLGNAADYSLDAEIGLRYKVTEWASLNLKAEKDLIGSGNVSDGNLNKTRYTAGFGVSW
- a CDS encoding co-chaperone GroES, with the protein product MKLRPLHDRVVIRRSEEEKKTAGGIVLPGSAAEKANSGEVIAVGTGRVLDNGEVRALAVKVGDKVVFGPYSGSNTVKVDGEDLLVMAENEILAVIEG
- a CDS encoding SDR family oxidoreductase; amino-acid sequence: MQLKDKVIIITGGCQGLGRAMAEYLADKGAKLALVDLNPEKLELAVAACQAKGVEARAYLCNVADEEQVIHTVTRVAEDFGAIHGLINNAGILRDGLLLKVKDGVMSKMSLAQWQAVIDVNLTGVFLCTREVAAKMVELNNQGAIINISSISRAGNVGQTNYSAAKAGVAAATVTWAKELARYGIRVAGIAPGFIETEMTLGMKPEALEKMTSGIPLKRMGKVEEIAHSAAYILENDYYSGRILELDGGLRI
- a CDS encoding HugZ family pyridoxamine 5'-phosphate oxidase, which codes for MSVEASKHARELLLKEYRGALSTHSKAMPGFPFGSVVPYCLDEEGRPLILISRIAQHTHNLRKDPKCSLMVGERGAEDIQAVGRLTYLAEAEQLSDPAAIDAAALRYYRYFPESQSYHSAHDFDFWVLKPVRHRYIGGFGAIHWLDQITLSNPFAGQAELRMIEHMNADHAEAIAHYVKLAGLPQTAPARLVGIDSEGMHLRIGDSLFWLGFQAPCNTPAQAREALVFLARADEWPKKQPA
- a CDS encoding FxsA family protein, whose product is MRAFLLLFLLFPVLELYVFFKVSTAIGFFPALLLIIAGSMLGILVVRLAGLATALSARASLNRGELPAQQMLEGLMLALGGGLLVLPGFISDVAGLLLLLPPVRRFLVNRLRKRAEEQAIRQRAFADEFQAQARPGTHQPVGREPNVIEGEFEHRDK
- the groL gene encoding chaperonin GroEL (60 kDa chaperone family; promotes refolding of misfolded polypeptides especially under stressful conditions; forms two stacked rings of heptamers to form a barrel-shaped 14mer; ends can be capped by GroES; misfolded proteins enter the barrel where they are refolded when GroES binds) produces the protein MAAKEVKFGDSARKKMLAGVNVLADAVKATLGPKGRNVIIEKSFGAPTITKDGVSVAKEIELEDRFENMGAQLVKDVASRANDDAGDGTTTATVLAQAIVNEGYKAVAAGMNPMDLKRGIDKATIAIVAELKNLSKPCADTKAIAQVGTISANSDSSIGDIIAEAMEKVGKEGVITVEEGTGLENELSVVEGMQFDRGYLSPYFVNKPDTMVAELDSPLILLVDKKISNIREMLPVLEAVAKAGRPLLIVSEDVEGEALATLVVNNMRGIVKVAAVKAPGFGDRRKAMLQDIAVLTGGTVISEEIGLSLESATLENLGSAKRVTISKENTIIVDGAGVEQDIQARITQIRAQVAETSSDYDREKLQERLAKLSGGVAVIKVGAGSEVEMKEKKARVEDALHATRAAVEEGVVPGGGVALIRALEALTGLTGDNADQNVGIAVLRRAVEAPLRQIAANSGDEPSVVVNEVKNGKGNYGYNAATGIYGDMIEMGILDPTKVTRSALQAAASIGGLILTTEAAIADKPKAEGSAGGGMPDMGGMGGMGGMM